The following coding sequences are from one Streptomyces angustmyceticus window:
- a CDS encoding RecQ family ATP-dependent DNA helicase, translated as MSNEDLRAAADAVLTRLVGDPGGEARLREDQWRAIEALVADHRRALVVQRTGWGKSAVYFVATALLRERGSGPTVIVSPLLALMRNQVEAAARAGIRARTINSANTEEWDTVQAEVAAGDVDVLLVSPERLNNPDFRDQVLPKLAAATGLLVVDEAHCISDWGHDFRPDYRRLRTMLADLPPDVPVLATTATANARVTADVAEQLGTGEGSTEALVLRGPLDRESLSLGVLPLPDAAHRLAWLADHLHELPGSGIIYTLTVAAAEEVTAFLRHRGHTVSSYTGKTENADRQQAEDDLLANRVKALVATSALGMGFDKPDLGFVVHLGSPSSPIAYYQQVGRAGRGVEHAEVLLLPGREDEAIWKYFASLAFPPEEQVRRTLDVLAGAGRPVSLPALEPQVELRRSRLEIMLKVLDVDGAVQRVKGGWTSTGRPWSYDAERYAWVARQREAEQQAMREYATTSGCRMEFLRRQLDDEAAVACGRCDNCAGARFTSEVSAAALDAARGELGRPGVELEPRRMWPTGLPAVGVDLKGRIPAGELAATGRALGRLSDIGWGNRLRPMLAAQAPDGPVPDDVAAAVVTVLADWAKGPGGWASGAADAPPRPVGVVALSSRSRPQLIRSLAERISTVGRMPFLGTVTSVDDGADGRIPRSNSAQRLRALHGSLGVPPELAQALESAAGPVLLVDDYADTGWTLAVAARLLRRAGAAEVFPLVLAVQG; from the coding sequence ATGAGCAACGAAGATCTGCGTGCCGCAGCCGACGCCGTCCTGACCCGTCTCGTCGGGGATCCCGGCGGCGAGGCGAGGCTGCGCGAGGATCAGTGGCGGGCGATCGAGGCGCTGGTCGCCGATCACCGCCGGGCGCTGGTCGTCCAGCGCACGGGCTGGGGCAAGTCCGCGGTCTACTTCGTCGCCACGGCGCTGCTGCGGGAGCGCGGCAGCGGCCCGACCGTGATCGTCTCCCCGTTGCTCGCGCTGATGCGCAATCAGGTCGAGGCCGCCGCGCGGGCCGGGATCCGCGCCCGCACGATCAACTCCGCCAACACCGAGGAGTGGGACACCGTCCAGGCCGAGGTGGCGGCCGGCGACGTGGACGTCCTGCTGGTCAGCCCCGAGCGGCTCAACAACCCCGACTTCCGTGATCAGGTGCTGCCCAAGCTCGCGGCGGCGACCGGTCTGCTGGTGGTCGACGAAGCGCACTGCATCTCCGACTGGGGCCATGATTTCCGGCCGGACTACCGGCGGCTGCGCACCATGCTCGCCGATCTCCCGCCGGATGTGCCCGTGCTCGCCACCACGGCCACGGCCAACGCGCGGGTGACCGCCGACGTCGCCGAACAGCTCGGCACGGGCGAGGGCTCCACCGAGGCGCTGGTCCTGCGCGGGCCGCTGGACCGGGAGAGCCTGAGCCTGGGCGTCCTCCCCCTGCCGGACGCCGCGCACCGGCTCGCCTGGCTCGCGGACCATCTGCACGAGCTGCCGGGCTCGGGGATCATCTACACGCTCACGGTCGCCGCCGCCGAGGAGGTCACGGCTTTCCTGCGCCATCGGGGACACACGGTCTCCTCGTACACCGGCAAGACGGAGAACGCCGACCGCCAGCAGGCCGAGGACGATCTGCTCGCCAATCGCGTCAAGGCGCTGGTGGCGACCTCGGCGCTGGGCATGGGCTTCGACAAGCCCGACCTGGGCTTCGTGGTGCACCTGGGTTCGCCGTCGTCCCCCATCGCCTACTACCAGCAGGTGGGCCGGGCGGGCCGTGGGGTCGAGCACGCCGAGGTGCTGCTGCTGCCCGGACGGGAGGACGAGGCGATCTGGAAGTACTTCGCCTCGCTGGCGTTCCCGCCCGAGGAGCAGGTGCGGCGGACCCTGGACGTCCTGGCGGGCGCGGGCCGGCCGGTGTCGCTGCCGGCCCTGGAGCCGCAGGTCGAACTGCGCCGCTCGCGCCTGGAGATCATGCTCAAGGTGCTCGATGTCGACGGCGCCGTCCAGCGCGTCAAGGGCGGCTGGACCTCCACCGGCCGGCCGTGGTCGTACGACGCCGAGCGCTATGCGTGGGTGGCACGCCAGCGCGAGGCCGAGCAGCAGGCGATGCGGGAGTACGCCACCACGTCCGGCTGCCGGATGGAGTTCCTGCGGCGGCAGTTGGACGACGAGGCGGCGGTGGCGTGCGGGCGCTGCGACAACTGCGCCGGGGCCCGGTTCACCAGCGAGGTGTCCGCCGCGGCGCTGGATGCGGCGCGCGGTGAGCTGGGGCGGCCCGGGGTGGAGCTGGAGCCGCGGCGGATGTGGCCTACGGGGCTGCCGGCTGTCGGGGTCGACCTCAAGGGCCGTATCCCGGCGGGTGAGCTGGCCGCGACCGGCCGGGCCCTGGGCCGGCTCTCCGACATCGGGTGGGGCAACCGCCTGCGGCCGATGCTCGCGGCGCAGGCGCCGGACGGCCCGGTTCCCGACGATGTGGCCGCCGCGGTGGTCACCGTCCTCGCCGACTGGGCCAAGGGCCCCGGGGGTTGGGCCTCGGGTGCGGCGGACGCACCGCCCCGCCCGGTGGGTGTCGTCGCGCTCTCCTCGCGCAGCCGCCCGCAGCTGATCCGGTCGCTGGCCGAGCGGATCTCCACGGTCGGCCGTATGCCGTTCCTGGGCACGGTGACCTCGGTGGACGACGGTGCCGACGGGAGGATTCCGCGCAGCAACAGTGCCCAGCGGCTGCGGGCGCTGCACGGTTCGCTGGGAGTGCCACCGGAGCTGGCGCAGGCGCTGGAATCGGCAGCCGGTCCGGTGCTGTTGGTGGACGACTACGCCGACACGGGCTGGACGCTGGCCGTGGCCGCCCGGCTGCTGCGCCGGGCCGGGGCGGCGGAGGTGTTTCCGCTGGTCCTCGCCGTACAGGGCTAG
- a CDS encoding ribonuclease HII: protein MPYEPPTHSVERSLRATTGAKIVAGVDEVGRGAWAGPVSVCAAVTGLRRPPDGLTDSKLLTPKRRTELCDVLGDWVTSYALGHSSPEEIDALGMTAALRLAAVRALEALPVRPDAVILDGKHDYLGAPWRVRTVIKGDQSCIAVAAASVIAKVRRDAMMAELGLRYADFDFAANAGYPSPTHRIALEEYGPTPHHRVSWSYMDALPRWRHLKKVRVTAEASALEAGGQLGFDF, encoded by the coding sequence ATGCCGTACGAGCCCCCCACCCATTCCGTCGAGCGATCATTGCGCGCCACGACGGGCGCCAAGATCGTCGCAGGTGTCGACGAGGTCGGGCGCGGAGCGTGGGCCGGTCCGGTCAGCGTCTGCGCAGCCGTCACCGGTCTGCGCCGGCCACCCGACGGACTCACCGATTCCAAGCTGCTGACCCCCAAGCGCCGCACCGAACTGTGCGATGTGCTCGGCGACTGGGTCACGTCGTACGCCCTGGGGCACTCCTCGCCGGAGGAGATCGACGCACTGGGCATGACCGCGGCCCTGCGGCTCGCGGCCGTCCGCGCCCTGGAGGCGCTGCCGGTCCGGCCGGACGCGGTCATTCTCGACGGCAAGCACGACTACCTGGGCGCGCCCTGGCGGGTCCGCACGGTCATCAAGGGCGACCAGTCCTGCATCGCGGTCGCCGCCGCGTCCGTGATCGCCAAGGTGCGACGCGACGCGATGATGGCCGAACTCGGCCTGAGGTACGCGGACTTCGACTTCGCGGCCAACGCAGGCTACCCCTCGCCGACCCATCGCATTGCCCTGGAGGAGTACGGTCCTACGCCGCACCACCGAGTGTCGTGGTCCTACATGGATGCCCTGCCCCGCTGGCGGCATCTGAAGAAGGTGCGCGTCACCGCCGAAGCGTCCGCTCTGGAAGCCGGTGGCCAACTCGGCTTCGATTTCTGA